In a genomic window of Siniperca chuatsi isolate FFG_IHB_CAS linkage group LG1, ASM2008510v1, whole genome shotgun sequence:
- the nip7 gene encoding 60S ribosome subunit biogenesis protein NIP7 homolog: MRPLTDEETKTMFEKLSKYIGENIKLLVDRPDGTYCFRLHNDRVYYMSEKILKLATNISRDKLVSVGTCFGKFTKTTKFRLHITALDFLAPYAKFKVWVKPGAEQSFLYGNHVLKSGLGRITENTMQYQGVVVYSMADVPLGFGVAAKSTQECRRVDPMSIVVFHQADVGEFIRNEDTLT, from the exons ATGAGGCCACTAACAGACGAAGAGACTAAAACGATGTTTGAGAAGCTGTCAAAATA CATCGGAGAAAACATAAAACTTCTAGTGGACCGACCTGACGGTACCTACTGTTTCAGGCTACACAATGACCGTGTGTACTACATGAG TGAGAAAATTCTTAAGTTGGCCACAAACATTTCCCGGGACAAGCTCGTGTCAGTGGGAACATGTTTTGGAAAGTTCACAAAAACCACTAAGTTCCGTCTGCACATCACAGCTCTGGATTTCCTGGCGCCCTATGCAAAG TTCAAGGTGTGGGTGAAACCTGGAGCAGAGCAGTCTTTCCTCTATGGGAACCATGTGCTCAAATCTGGGCTTGGGAGAATCACTGAGAACACTATGCAGTATCAAGGAGTTGTGGTCTACTCCATGGCTGATGTGCCCCTG GGGTTTGGAGTGGCAGCCAAGTCTACCCAGGAGTGTCGGCGAGTGGACCCCATGTCCATTGTAGTGTTCCACCAGGCCGATGTGGGGGAGTTCATTAGGAATGAAGACACATTAACATAA